From bacterium:
CGTCGATACGATCAAAACGAGTATTCACAAAGAAAAAAGAAAATTTTGTGATTTTGCCATTTTGTGCCGGACCAATGCACAAACCCGCGTCATCGAAGACGCGCTTCGCCAGCATGCCTTGCCATATGTGATTGTCGGCGGTGTGCGTTTTTATGAACGTAAGGAAATCAAAGATATCCTGGCCTATCTTAAAGTCATTGCCAATCCAGCAGATACCATTAGTCTCGACCGAATTATCAATTTTCCTCCGAGAGGTATCGGCAAAACAACGACCGATAAACTTGAAGATTTTGCCATGTCGCAAAATCAACCGCTCTTTAGTGCGCTTACAAAAGTTCGAGAATTCGGAACCGGTTGGCTGCAGGAGCGTGCGATTACGAGTATTCAGGGTTTTTGCGACATGATCAAAAAATACCGCGATCTCAATGAACACATGTCGCTAAGCGAGTGGGTCCGGATACTAATAGAAGAAATCGGTTTATTGAAAATGTATAAACAGGAAAATACTATCGAGTCGATCAGTCGTTACGAGAATGTGATCGAATTCATGAATGCGATCAGCGATTTTTCAATGAAATTCGACCGTTCACAAACCGATGAAAGTATGCTGGATGCATTTCTGAAAGAGGTTACGCTTGTAACCGACGTCGATCAGTATGACGAAAGAAAAAATGCCGTTACGATCATGACAATCCATGCGTCCAAAGGTTTGGAATTTCCGGTTGTATTTGTTGCGGGGCTTGAAGAAGGTTTGTTTCCTATTGAAAGCTCGATAGAATATCCGCATCAATTGGAAGAAGAGCGAAGACTGTTTTACGTGAGTACGACGCGCGCACAAAAAGATCTGTACTTGTGTTTTGCCAAGCGGCGTATGCGTTTCAACCAGATTTATCGAACCATGGCGTCGCGTTTCGTCAATGAAGTTCCGGCCGATCTCGTCAAATGGGAAAAGCGCACCCGTTATGCCGTCAATGAAGATGAGGCGATCCGGGAGTTTTTTGCCGACAGCGATCGTAGCGGGGTTCGTCATCATACGCGAAAAAATAATGGCCGCGGTAAAAGTATTGCCGGTATGACGGATGAATTGATAAGCAAAGCTGCCGCCAAGACGCAAAATTTCCAGATCGGTCAGACCGTTGTGCATGCGACATTCGGCAAAGGAAAAATTCTGGAAATGGATGGTTTCGGAGAGCAGCAAAAATTAACGATTCAATTCGAAGACGGTACCGAACGGCGGCTGGTCGTCAAATTTGCAAACCTGATGATCCGTTAAAAAATAGTATTCATTTTTTTATTGCTCATCGTATATTACAACTCTCTGCCTGCGTGAATTTTAATCGGAGGTTGATCTATGACTATCGACAGAACGGGGAGAGGGATTATCGTTATTCTAAATTTTTGGCTGATCGCTTTTTCGTTACAGGCACAAGTCAGCAACTCGGATACGGACTTTCTGTATGCCCGTAAGTTGTATGACGATAAACTCTATTCGTTATCGGCTCAGGAATTTTCACGATTTATCAAAAACTATCCTTCCGATGCCCGTGTACCAGATGCCCGTTACTATTCCGGCATGTCGTTTTTCAACAGCGCGTTGTACGAAAATGCACGACGCGATTTTCAATTTTTAGCCATCGATTTCCCTAAGGACAAACGGGCGCCGGAAGCCTGGGAAAAAGTAGCGGAATGTTATGCTGCACTGGGCGATTATGCCGCCGCGGCCAACTCATTGTCGAGTATTGTGACATTTTATCCGGATGCTCCCAATGCGATCCGCTCGGTACTTCAATCGAGCGATTATTTTATCAAAGCGGGCGATACGCGCAGCGCAAAAGATAAATTGCAAAAATTGATTGCCGATCGTCCCGACATTCCGGAGGTGCATCAGGCTCGGTTGAAATTGGCTCAGTTATTTAAATCCGAGCAAAATTATACACAGGCGTTGCTGGAATTGCAGAACGTGATCGATAAGGCTAAAGATCCTGAACTTGGCGCATCGGCCACCTACGAAAAAGCACAAATCAGCGAGATTCTTGGCAAATCGGATGATGCCCGCGTCGGGTATGTGAAATTGATCAATCGGTATGCCAAGACAAAAATGGCGCCGTACGGAATGTTTGAAATGGGAAGCATTCTTTTGCGGGAGAAAAACTTTACCGAGGCTAAAAAAATGTTTGAAAACGCTTCGGTTTCTGTCGTGGCAACGGTGTCTTTGAAGAATGCCGCAC
This genomic window contains:
- a CDS encoding UvrD-helicase domain-containing protein translates to MSLPFLQELNEVQKNAVRATDGPVLILAGAGSGKTSVLTRRIAYLIAEKKISPFYILAVTFTNKAAEEMKQRVEKLVGSDSRKIWIGTFHSIFGKILRFEAEKIGYGKNYTIYDSDDQLNLIKSTMEFLSISQEMYSPNLMRAKISRSKNTLQSPSQAKRTADNPIDEKAAMVFEEYEKRLLRSNAFDFDDLIIKPIELFQQYPDVLAFYQDKFRFIHIDEYQDTNRAQYLLINMLAQKYKNICVVGDDDQSIYGWRHADIGNILNFEKDYPGTHVFKLEQNYRSTQNILRVASEVVRNNLMRKEKTLWTQKAAGELITVFECEDDRMEAQVIVDTIKTSIHKEKRKFCDFAILCRTNAQTRVIEDALRQHALPYVIVGGVRFYERKEIKDILAYLKVIANPADTISLDRIINFPPRGIGKTTTDKLEDFAMSQNQPLFSALTKVREFGTGWLQERAITSIQGFCDMIKKYRDLNEHMSLSEWVRILIEEIGLLKMYKQENTIESISRYENVIEFMNAISDFSMKFDRSQTDESMLDAFLKEVTLVTDVDQYDERKNAVTIMTIHASKGLEFPVVFVAGLEEGLFPIESSIEYPHQLEEERRLFYVSTTRAQKDLYLCFAKRRMRFNQIYRTMASRFVNEVPADLVKWEKRTRYAVNEDEAIREFFADSDRSGVRHHTRKNNGRGKSIAGMTDELISKAAAKTQNFQIGQTVVHATFGKGKILEMDGFGEQQKLTIQFEDGTERRLVVKFANLMIR